The segment AATGAGGGGTTTTATGATTATTGGATATGCTCGAGTCAGTACAATTGATCAATCGTTGAATTTGCAATTGGATGCCTTACAAGAATTTGGTTGCGAAGAGATTTTTCAGGAGAAACTATCTGGGGCGAAAGATGACCGTCCGGAGTTGTTACAAGCAATTAAGATGTCACGTGCAGGTGATAAGTTTGTAGTCTATAAATTAGACCGTTTGGCGCGATCGACAAAGCGGTTGATTGAGATTGCTGAAATTCTTCGAGAAAAAGGAGTAGAGTTTGTTAGCATCCAAGATAATATTGATACAGGAACAGCTGCAGGGAAAACGATGTTTGGAATGTTATCGGTATTAGCTGAATTTGAACGAGATATTATACGAGAACGCACAATGGCTGGATTAAAGGCAGCTCGTGCGAGAGGCAGAAAAGGAGGGCGGCCGAAGGTAAATCAACAGAAGTTGAACCAGGCAATGGCTCTTTATCATTCGCAACGAATGAGTGTTAAGGAGATACAGGAAGCTACAGGAATTTCCGCAGCTACTCTTTATAGAAGTCTTAAAATTGAGAAAAGTAACTAGAAAAATTCTAATTCAAAGAAATAAATTCAATGGAAGAGGGTCTTGAAGTTTTGAGCGATTTATTAAATAAGGAAGTTTTGTATGGCTTACCTACAGAAGTGATTATTACATTTTTTGTAACTCTATTTCTAATATTTCTAGGAATAAATGATGATGTTAAAAATAAGCCATATCAAAAGAAAAACCTTTTAGTAATGTATTTATTGCTTTTCATAACTACTTTTTTTTTCGAAAATGTAAACTTAGGAATAATTTTTTTCCTTTTAATATGGTATATCAGTGGGATAGCCCTTCTCCAAAGTGACGAAATAACTCTAGAAAGAGAATTAGGAGTATTTAAGTTATTTCATTATACTACTTCATTATGGATGTTTACTGTTAAAAGTTATATTTTGTTAATTTGTGCAGCTTGTACAATTGTGCTTAGAATTATAGGCCCGGAATTTATAAATATACCAACAAATTATTTGATTATCTTAACTATTCTCTTGTTTTATTTGGTCCATTTCATCAAAAATACTCTTGATTATTTTGGTATCAATAGGTGGGAAGATGTAAAGCATAAGATCGAGGAAGGGAGTCGGAATTACGAGATTGATATTAGTAATTTAAGTTTTCTATATTATATGGAAGATAAAAATCTCTTTAAACGAGAGTCGGTTGTATATGGTTTTTATGATATTCGTGAAGGTGCGAAACGGAGCATGAAGGCTGTTTTTAATAGACCGATTCTCAAAGTGAATGAAAAGTGGAATGATAAATTTAGAAGAGGCTATTCTACAGTGGAACAGCAAGTTACTAGAAGGACATTCTTAAAAGAAAACTCTTATAGATATACTATAAGAAGAAAATTATTCGTAGAAAGAACTCTGAACAAGGCATTTGTCAGTGCTTGGTGTAAAAAAAAGGCTAGAGAATATAAAAAAAATGATCAAAAAAAGGCTGAAAAAAAACTAAAATTTAGTGTGAAATATCATTATCTACGTTATTACCATGCAGTAATTTTAGGAAATCCGTCAGATATCAATGAGTTGATTGAGAGAATGAACAGACAATCTAGAGTATCGATAGATTTATATAAAAGAATTTTTGAAAATTATCAGAATTCAGGAGAGAAAAATATATATGAGCAAGGATTGAAAGATATAAAAGAAAATGAAAAAAATTATACTATTTTAAGTAGAATTAATAACTAGTCTGATTTAATATCAGACTAGTTATTTTAATTATTATAATGTGTAGTGAGTGGAGTACGGTTCGCTTTCATTAAAATTATCATCGATATATTTTATGCCACGTAAAATAAGCAAGTTGTCATTTTCTTTCTGTATTTCTTGTATTTGAATAGTATCATCAAATTTCTTTAAGAGCGTAAGTTCATTATAATCAATGTTGTAAGAGTATAAATGTCCACCAATGTCAACTGTTCCCCAATTAGATCCGATAAGAACAAAGAGTGTATTAGCGTTTTTCCAAATAACGTGTTTAGGTGTTAAATTTGCATTTAAGTTCAATTCCGTTCTTTTACTTGAACCAGTCTTCAAATTAATCAATCTTATTTCTCCTTGGCATTCCCATTCAAATGGAGTAATTATTGCCACATAATCCTTGTTAGGTGATAATTCGGGTTCCGAGGAAGATTCTAATACGTATTTCAACTCGCTAATTTCAAGTGTTAAATTGTGGTTTTCTTTTTGATAAGATATTTTATACAAATTTGATTCCTCCATTTAGAATGATTTTCGCTATTTAAAAGTATGTTACTCCTTCTTACTTCTAAATTTATTATAGAGGCAAAAGTCTGTATATACAAAAAGAAGAAAATGAATGGGTTTGCCGATTCATTGAAACGGATATCGAAAAAAACTGTATAAAAAAACAGCTAAAATATATTGAGAAAAATAAGACATTATTTAAGAGGGTGACAGAAATTGATATATTATTTGATTTTGAAACTGTCGCTTCTATAATACTGTTCGAAAAATCGTATAGAAATAATTGGACGTTCGTAAAGTGTTTTTACACGTTTACGAACGTCCTTTTGCTAGTTCTGTGATACTTTCAAAGCGTTCGTAAAAGTGTACTTTTACGAACGCTTTTTCTTATTGATAATTCAATACACGCATATATCATTAAAAATATAGAATGGTAAAATAAATATGTGCATTAATGGATAAAATTAGGTAGGCGAAAATAGGGTGCCTTTGCCATTCTAGATTTCGCTAGCATTCTCATTCGGAATTAAAGCGTTATTTAGTCTATAAAAAACTTTTAGGAGGAATTTTTTTGGAAGATAAGGCTAGCGATAAAGAAGAGCTTAAAGAAACGTTGGAAAATGTGGAAACTGATGATATCAAATCTGATTTCTTGAAGAAGGTGAGTTTAGGAATGGCGCCATCTATACTTTCTGGAATTTCAGCATCCTACACCAAATCGGCTATCGATATAGCCGGTCTCCGATCAGGGATGCTCAAAGCAGTGGAGCTCGGCATCAAACCTTCTCAGATAGCTGGACTAGCTGGACTATCGGCATCCTATACCAAATCGGCTATTGATATAGCCGGTCTCCGATCAGGGATGCTCAAAGCAGTGGAGCTCGGCATCAAACCTTCTCTATTTGACGGAATGATCAATGCTTATCAAAGTACTATTTTAGATTCGGGATTGATAAATGTAGATTTTACCTTATCAGAATCTTTAAAAATTGTAGATGAGTTTGCAAATGAAATCCAAGATGAAGTAGACACTTTTGACCACACAGACTCTGTCACTTATTCGGAAGAAGAAATTCAGTTTATTACACAGAGCTTAGAAAATTGGTTAAAGGGTTCAATTAATCTTAAAGATACTTTACAGAAGATTAAAGGTAACATCTGGGCTTTAGCTTTAGTTACGACTATTGTTATTAGCGCATTTACTCACGCTGTAAATATCCTTCTTATTTTCGACGACTATCAAATTCAACAAGATCGTAAAACTATGGAAAGTATAGAAACATATTTAGAGACAAATGTTTTAACTTACAAACTATATAAAAATATCAGCAATGTAGAGAAACTGCATACAATTTATCCTATGGGCTTTACTAGAACTGATACTTACTTGCGAAACGGAAGAGCTAAAACAGCGCCAGTCATCACTGACGGTTTTGTTGGACAAAAAACTTTAGTTTTAATGTTGGATAGAAAAAATAATTGGAGAAAAGTAGAAGTTAAAATCAACGGAACATATTTGCAAGGGTGGGTGCCTGAATCTACAATTATTCGATTGAAAAAATATGATTAGGTTTGAAAAGGAATTCTTATATAAGATGTCCTTTTGAATGTAACCTATTAGCAATTAAGTTACATTCGAAATATTAATAGGACAGGCTGTAGCATATTCCTGAATTAGAAAACCAACCCTTCTAAATTCGACATTAGAAGGGTTGGTTTCAATGGTTAAATTTACGCTTAGACGAAAAGCCCATGGATAAAAAAATGTATGGGAACGCCAACAGTATCAAATGGAAATAGCCGATATTCCCAAAAATCCCCGTTTCATTGGAAGGATCGTACTCCACTTGGTCTAGATACACTCCAAATCCATAACTATACCAAATCACATAACCATATAAGCATGCAGAAATACCGAACAAAATCTTTCCGAGGATATTTACCTTACTGGTTGCTAGAGTGATGATAAATAGGACCGGATATAACAGCAATAAAGTCAAAACTAAATAAAAAATGGAAATAGGTTCGAAATAGTGCACATTCATTGTGAATCCTCCTGTAAAAAAATAAAATTAGAATAGCGTTTTTGTACATCGCCTTCTTTTGGAACTAACTTCCAACACTAAGACTTTTAACATGCGCCTCAGGTTCCTTTCGCCATTCTGATTCTAAATTTTTCAATAGAGTTTGAATGTAACTTAATACTAAGTATGTTACATTCATTTCTTTGTTCTTCTTGTATTTCTAGAAAAAGAAATCCTTTAAACTTCTTAAAAAAATAAGTTATATTCAAAGCACTAATGCTATAGGATTTGAATGAGAAACTCTAACATGAATTCGGTTTACACATCAAAGCTTATCGGAAGAGAGGAAACCTAAAACGGGTTTCTTCTCTTTTTCTTGCATACGCTATGTTTTTCGAAGAAAGAAATGGAAGATGAAATAAATTTAATGCAATAATCAAAAT is part of the Planococcus shenhongbingii genome and harbors:
- a CDS encoding recombinase family protein, with the translated sequence MIIGYARVSTIDQSLNLQLDALQEFGCEEIFQEKLSGAKDDRPELLQAIKMSRAGDKFVVYKLDRLARSTKRLIEIAEILREKGVEFVSIQDNIDTGTAAGKTMFGMLSVLAEFERDIIRERTMAGLKAARARGRKGGRPKVNQQKLNQAMALYHSQRMSVKEIQEATGISAATLYRSLKIEKSN
- a CDS encoding DUF4652 domain-containing protein, with the protein product MYKISYQKENHNLTLEISELKYVLESSSEPELSPNKDYVAIITPFEWECQGEIRLINLKTGSSKRTELNLNANLTPKHVIWKNANTLFVLIGSNWGTVDIGGHLYSYNIDYNELTLLKKFDDTIQIQEIQKENDNLLILRGIKYIDDNFNESEPYSTHYTL